A genomic segment from Polyangium mundeleinium encodes:
- a CDS encoding sigma-54-dependent transcriptional regulator, whose product MVDELSGSSTPAPPEAKAGADAPTVLVVDDEPSNLASIEKIFQRDGMRVLTAPSARAALDLLRGHRVEVVLTDLMMPGTSGIELLRAIKQLAPDTEVVLMTAYGTVETAVQAMREGAYDFVEKPLKRMTIIKSVRKAAERRSLVAENRSLRQELKLLTKREIIGSSPALRRVLDVATQAAPSSATVLVLGESGTGKELVARYIHDHSARRHGPFVAVNCSAIPETILEAELFGHERGAFTGAFARREGRFAKAAGGTLFLDEIGELSPSVQVKLLRVLQENEYEPIGGDTVRADVRIVAATNKDLRAEIAAGRFREDLFYRLNVIAITVPPLRARREDIPLLVDHFLGVYCAKNNRGRLEAPREVIARLLDYSFPGNVRELENVIERAAVLCRGEKLSVEDLPESIRESLAAAPETITFSVGTPLDEVERRLIRETLRYAHGDKSVAAQLLGISTRTIYRKLGEIEG is encoded by the coding sequence ATGGTTGACGAGCTGTCAGGATCTTCGACGCCCGCGCCTCCCGAGGCGAAGGCGGGGGCCGACGCGCCCACCGTGCTCGTGGTGGACGACGAGCCCAGTAACCTTGCTTCCATCGAGAAGATTTTTCAGCGCGACGGCATGCGCGTCCTCACCGCGCCGTCGGCCCGCGCGGCGCTCGACCTCCTTCGGGGCCACCGCGTCGAGGTCGTCCTGACCGACCTCATGATGCCCGGCACCAGCGGCATCGAGCTTCTCCGCGCGATCAAGCAGCTCGCCCCCGACACCGAGGTCGTCCTCATGACGGCGTACGGCACCGTCGAGACGGCCGTCCAGGCCATGCGCGAGGGCGCCTACGACTTCGTCGAAAAGCCCCTCAAGCGGATGACGATCATCAAGAGCGTCCGCAAAGCCGCGGAGCGCCGCTCCCTCGTCGCCGAAAACCGCTCCCTCCGCCAGGAGCTCAAGCTCCTCACGAAACGCGAGATCATCGGATCGAGCCCGGCGCTTCGACGTGTCCTCGACGTCGCCACGCAGGCCGCGCCCTCCTCGGCCACCGTGCTCGTCCTCGGCGAAAGTGGCACCGGCAAGGAGCTCGTCGCTCGTTACATCCACGACCACAGCGCGCGCCGCCATGGGCCTTTCGTCGCGGTCAACTGCTCCGCGATCCCCGAGACCATCCTCGAAGCCGAGCTCTTCGGCCACGAGCGCGGCGCGTTCACCGGCGCATTCGCCCGCCGCGAAGGCCGATTTGCCAAGGCCGCAGGCGGCACTCTCTTCCTCGACGAGATCGGCGAGCTCAGCCCCTCCGTTCAGGTCAAGCTCCTGCGCGTCCTGCAGGAAAACGAATACGAGCCCATCGGCGGCGATACCGTCCGCGCCGACGTCCGAATCGTCGCCGCCACAAACAAGGATCTTCGCGCCGAGATCGCAGCGGGCCGCTTCCGCGAGGACCTCTTTTATCGTCTGAACGTCATCGCCATCACGGTCCCTCCGCTCCGGGCGCGCCGCGAGGACATCCCCCTGCTCGTCGACCATTTCCTCGGCGTCTACTGCGCGAAGAACAATCGCGGCCGCCTCGAAGCCCCGCGCGAGGTGATCGCGCGCCTGCTCGACTACTCGTTCCCCGGAAACGTCCGCGAGCTGGAGAACGTGATCGAGCGCGCCGCCGTGCTCTGCCGCGGCGAGAAATTGTCCGTCGAGGACCTTCCCGAGTCGATCCGCGAGAGCCTCGCGGCGGCCCCCGAGACGATCACGTTCTCGGTCGGCACGCCGCTCGACGAGGTCGAACGCCGGCTCATCCGGGAGACCTTGCGTTACGCCCATGGCGACAAATCCGTCGCCGCCCAGCTCCTCGGGATCTCCACCCGCACGATCTATCGCAAGCTCGGAGAGATCGAGGGTTGA